A DNA window from Haloactinospora alba contains the following coding sequences:
- a CDS encoding lysophospholipid acyltransferase family protein yields MAQQRESRWVKTLTATIVRPILRGVTKAEWHGAENIPREGGVIIAANHLSMADPLTIAKFLYVAGKRWPTFTAKESVFRIPVVRGVANKTGQIPVKRGSTDAVKALKAAEEALARDGSAVIIYPEGTCTRDPDLWPMVAKTGVARLALAAGVPVVPLAHWGEQDLLPYGTAKLRPFPRKRVRIAAGPPVDLSRYRDQPLTATVLSDATTDIMRQVTQLQAGIRGEEPPAAPFDPKQARRDKHDTEGTGGVSADGDENGGQGTAPDVGTRE; encoded by the coding sequence GTGGCACAGCAACGGGAATCGCGGTGGGTGAAAACCCTCACGGCCACCATCGTCCGACCGATCCTGCGAGGGGTGACCAAGGCCGAATGGCACGGGGCGGAGAACATCCCCCGCGAGGGCGGTGTGATCATCGCCGCCAACCACCTGTCCATGGCCGACCCGCTGACGATCGCGAAGTTCCTCTACGTGGCGGGGAAGCGCTGGCCCACCTTCACCGCCAAGGAGTCCGTGTTCCGCATCCCCGTCGTGCGCGGCGTGGCCAACAAGACCGGACAGATCCCGGTGAAGCGCGGCAGCACCGACGCGGTGAAAGCGCTGAAAGCCGCCGAGGAGGCCCTCGCGCGCGACGGCTCCGCGGTGATCATCTACCCCGAGGGCACCTGCACCCGCGACCCGGACCTGTGGCCCATGGTCGCCAAGACCGGGGTGGCGCGGCTGGCGCTCGCCGCCGGCGTTCCCGTGGTTCCGCTGGCGCACTGGGGCGAGCAGGACCTACTGCCCTACGGCACGGCCAAGCTCCGCCCCTTCCCCCGCAAACGCGTCCGGATCGCCGCCGGACCCCCCGTGGACCTGTCGCGGTACCGCGACCAGCCACTGACCGCCACCGTGCTGAGCGACGCCACCACCGACATCATGCGCCAGGTGACCCAGCTGCAGGCCGGTATCCGGGGGGAGGAACCGCCCGCCGCCCCCTTCGACCCGAAGCAGGCGCGCAGGGACAAACATGACACCGAGGGGACGGGCGGTGTCTCCGCCGACGGGGACGAGAACGGCGGGCAGGGCACCGCACCGGACGTTGGGACCAGGGAGTAG
- the cofC gene encoding 2-phospho-L-lactate guanylyltransferase, producing the protein MEPCWSLVVPVKRLTWAKSRLAGLTGPRRAELALAMACDTVAAALSCPNVAAVFTVTDDADAAEALREVGSRVVTGEPGTGLNAALVHGAAEAARQRPGDGVCALNADLPALRPGELERALDEAGGAGRSFLPDAPGVGTTLYAAAPGAGFAPGFGGASRRRHSASGAVELRHEGVDTLRRDVDTPADLRAAAALGLGPHTTKLMSRLDP; encoded by the coding sequence ATGGAACCGTGCTGGTCGCTGGTGGTGCCCGTGAAACGGCTGACGTGGGCCAAGTCCCGCCTGGCGGGGCTCACCGGCCCGCGACGCGCGGAGCTGGCACTGGCCATGGCCTGCGACACGGTGGCGGCGGCGCTGTCCTGCCCCAACGTGGCGGCGGTGTTCACCGTCACCGACGACGCCGATGCCGCCGAGGCCCTGCGGGAGGTGGGGTCGCGGGTGGTGACCGGGGAGCCCGGCACCGGGTTGAACGCCGCGCTGGTGCACGGTGCCGCGGAGGCGGCGCGACAGCGACCCGGGGACGGGGTGTGCGCGCTGAACGCGGACCTTCCGGCGCTGCGTCCGGGGGAGCTGGAGCGGGCACTGGACGAGGCGGGGGGCGCGGGGCGCTCCTTCCTGCCGGACGCGCCCGGGGTGGGAACCACCCTGTACGCGGCGGCGCCGGGTGCGGGGTTCGCTCCCGGCTTCGGCGGGGCGTCGCGCCGGCGGCACAGTGCCAGCGGCGCGGTGGAGCTGCGTCACGAGGGGGTGGACACACTACGGCGGGACGTGGACACGCCCGCGGACCTGCGTGCGGCCGCCGCGCTGGGGCTCGGGCCGCACACCACCAAGCTCATGTCGCGGTTGGACCCGTGA
- a CDS encoding ABC transporter ATP-binding protein has protein sequence MEDGNGEWKPALETHSLVKRFGSGAAEVTAVDNVSLRIPTGEFTAVMGPSGSGKTTLMHLMAGLATPTGGRILLGGEDITDMDEQRLTDLRRDRIGFVFQSFNLLPTHTAEQNILLPLKLVNNPTASTWTGWSTSSDCRTAPATNPPSSPAGSSSGWRSRAR, from the coding sequence ATGGAAGACGGGAACGGGGAGTGGAAACCCGCCCTGGAAACGCACTCCCTGGTCAAGAGATTCGGGTCCGGAGCCGCGGAGGTCACCGCGGTGGACAATGTGTCGCTGCGCATCCCCACCGGGGAGTTCACCGCCGTCATGGGGCCCTCGGGGTCGGGAAAGACCACCCTGATGCACCTCATGGCCGGGTTGGCGACGCCGACGGGCGGCCGCATCCTGCTCGGGGGCGAGGACATCACCGACATGGACGAGCAGCGGCTCACCGACCTGCGCCGGGACCGGATCGGGTTCGTGTTCCAGTCGTTCAACCTGCTGCCGACACACACGGCGGAACAGAACATCCTCCTCCCTCTGAAACTCGTGAACAACCCGACCGCCAGTACCTGGACCGGCTGGTCCACGAGCTCGGACTGCAGGACCGCACCGGCCACAAACCCTCCCAGCTCTCCGGCGGGCAGCAGCAGCGGGTGGCGATCGCGCGCGCGTTGA
- a CDS encoding HU family DNA-binding protein — protein sequence MNKRELIDAISERTGDKKSATEAVNAVLETIQKTVASGDKVAITGFGVFEKTERAPRTARNPATGATINVPRTFVPKFRPGADFKALVNGDKE from the coding sequence ATGAACAAGCGTGAGTTGATTGACGCGATCTCCGAGCGGACGGGGGACAAGAAGTCCGCTACCGAGGCAGTGAATGCCGTGTTGGAGACGATCCAGAAGACGGTGGCCTCCGGCGACAAAGTCGCCATCACGGGCTTCGGCGTCTTCGAGAAAACCGAGCGTGCCCCCCGCACGGCGCGCAACCCCGCCACTGGGGCCACGATCAACGTCCCGAGAACATTCGTCCCGAAGTTCCGGCCCGGCGCTGACTTCAAGGCCCTGGTCAACGGCGACAAGGAATAA
- the leuD gene encoding 3-isopropylmalate dehydratase small subunit, which yields MEKFTVHTGNAVPLRHSNVDTDQIIPASYLKRVSRTGFEDGLFAAWRANDPEFVLNRPEFSRATVLIAGPDFGTGSSREHAVWALQDYGFRAVLAPRFGDIFRGNALKGGLLAVVLPQAVIERLWEAVEADPSTEVTVDLQEREVRAPGVAEPFELDDYTRWRLLEGLDDIALTLRQTDAISAYEEQRKSWLPATM from the coding sequence ATGGAGAAGTTCACCGTCCACACCGGCAACGCCGTACCGCTGCGGCACAGCAACGTCGACACGGACCAGATCATCCCCGCCTCCTACCTGAAACGGGTGAGCCGCACCGGTTTCGAGGACGGCCTGTTCGCCGCCTGGCGGGCGAACGACCCGGAGTTCGTCCTGAACAGGCCGGAGTTCTCGCGGGCAACGGTGCTCATCGCCGGTCCCGACTTCGGGACGGGTTCCTCCCGCGAGCACGCGGTGTGGGCGCTGCAGGACTACGGATTCCGGGCCGTGCTGGCTCCCCGGTTCGGCGACATCTTCCGCGGGAACGCCCTGAAGGGCGGTCTGCTCGCCGTGGTACTGCCGCAGGCGGTGATCGAGCGGCTGTGGGAGGCGGTCGAGGCCGACCCGAGCACGGAGGTTACCGTGGATCTCCAGGAGCGCGAGGTGCGCGCCCCCGGCGTCGCCGAACCCTTCGAGCTGGACGACTACACCCGCTGGCGGCTGTTGGAGGGCCTGGACGACATCGCGTTGACCCTGCGGCAGACCGATGCCATAAGCGCCTACGAGGAACAGCGGAAATCATGGCTTCCCGCGACCATGTAG
- the leuC gene encoding 3-isopropylmalate dehydratase large subunit, translated as MGRTMAEKVWEEHVVRRAEGEPDLLYIDLHLVHEVTSPQAFEGLRLAGRRVRRPDLTVATEDHNVPTDNITGPIADQVSRTQIETMRANAEEFGVRLFPMGDRDQGIVHVVGPQRGLTQPGLTVVCGDSHTSTHGAFGALAFGIGTSQVEHVLATQTLPMSPFKTMAVTVNGTLPTGVTSKDIILAVIARIGTGGGQGYVIEYRGEAIRSLSMEARMTICNMSIEAGARAGMIAPDETTFDYIRGREHAPTGEEWDAAVAHWESLRTDEDAEFDAEVVLDADEFSPFVTWGTNPGQGVPLNGSVPDPAGCTDPDERAAAEKALSYMDLEPGTPMREIGVDTVFLGSCTNGRIEDLRAAAEIIRGHTVAEGVRMLVVPGSMRVKEQANAEGLGEVFTTAGAEWREAGCSMCLGMNPDQLTPGERSASTSNRNFEGRQGKGGRTHLVSPLVAAATAVRGTLSSPDDL; from the coding sequence ATGGGCCGGACGATGGCGGAGAAGGTATGGGAGGAGCACGTCGTCCGACGTGCCGAAGGGGAGCCCGACCTGCTGTATATCGACCTGCACCTCGTACACGAGGTCACCAGCCCCCAGGCGTTCGAAGGGCTGCGGCTCGCCGGCCGCCGCGTGCGCCGCCCCGACCTCACCGTCGCGACCGAGGACCACAACGTCCCGACCGACAACATCACCGGCCCGATCGCCGACCAGGTGTCCCGTACCCAGATCGAGACGATGCGCGCCAACGCCGAGGAGTTCGGCGTCCGGCTGTTCCCGATGGGGGACCGGGACCAGGGGATCGTGCACGTCGTCGGTCCGCAGCGCGGCCTGACCCAGCCGGGGCTGACCGTGGTCTGCGGCGACAGCCACACCAGTACCCACGGCGCGTTCGGCGCGCTGGCCTTCGGTATCGGAACGAGCCAGGTGGAGCACGTCCTGGCCACCCAGACGCTGCCGATGAGCCCGTTCAAGACCATGGCGGTCACCGTCAACGGGACCCTTCCCACCGGCGTCACCTCCAAGGACATCATCCTGGCCGTCATCGCCAGGATCGGCACCGGCGGCGGCCAGGGCTACGTCATCGAGTACCGCGGTGAGGCCATCCGGTCGCTGTCCATGGAAGCGCGGATGACCATCTGCAACATGTCGATCGAGGCGGGGGCCCGTGCCGGGATGATCGCCCCGGACGAGACCACCTTCGACTACATCCGCGGGCGGGAGCACGCCCCCACCGGTGAGGAGTGGGACGCCGCCGTCGCCCACTGGGAGAGCCTGCGCACCGACGAGGACGCCGAGTTCGACGCCGAGGTGGTGCTCGACGCCGACGAGTTCAGCCCGTTCGTCACCTGGGGCACCAACCCGGGCCAGGGCGTACCGCTCAACGGGTCCGTTCCCGACCCCGCCGGCTGCACCGACCCGGACGAGCGCGCCGCCGCGGAGAAGGCGCTGTCCTACATGGACCTGGAACCCGGCACCCCCATGCGCGAGATCGGGGTGGACACGGTGTTCCTGGGGTCGTGCACGAACGGCCGCATCGAGGACCTGCGCGCCGCCGCGGAGATCATCCGGGGCCACACCGTGGCCGAGGGGGTGCGGATGCTGGTCGTTCCCGGCTCCATGCGGGTGAAGGAGCAGGCCAACGCCGAGGGGCTGGGCGAGGTCTTCACCACGGCGGGAGCGGAGTGGCGCGAGGCCGGCTGCTCGATGTGCCTGGGGATGAACCCGGACCAGCTCACCCCGGGCGAACGCAGCGCCTCCACGTCCAACCGCAACTTCGAGGGCCGGCAGGGCAAGGGCGGACGTACCCACCTGGTGTCCCCGCTCGTCGCCGCGGCGACGGCGGTGCGCGGCACCCTGTCGTCGCCCGACGACCTGTGA
- a CDS encoding FtsX-like permease family protein, translated as MMIADSWAQLRAYPARLVAIVLAVTLGVGFLAATAVFSSTSSAGLRSVAAAPLTGADVYVEATEEPSSGQWLEHVRKRPDVASANPSHARTVQARTGGQRLTATALTLPADPQLRWFDLASGSWPEETDEVMADSAALSDAGLDVGSTLEMRLPSGETRTVTVTGATDLGFTPLAGVDMQFYAPAAFFGDTAPQQALVRVAEGTEIPGVAEGIDSALGSGFRAVAAADQADAAATKFVGGTTEMTAIILAFAFVALLAAAMVIANTFTILLAQRRRQTALLRLVGAHRRQVRALVLTEAGMLGGLGSLLGLVLGSVLGYVGATLMGLAGGGMRANPLALLACVAAGVVITLCAAWLPARRAMAVAPAEALQDAAAEETATPGHVAGLVAVGAGAVLAVAGGVTGALPLTVGGGALSAVGLLARLGTTAELAGANLRRAPRRSATTVTALVLGTALIAALSVAAVSGQATVDADLDRRYPVDASVQATDGSISPDTVARMRDIDGLTRVEPVTTADVEVTAGGAGEPVPTIVGASPEMARAAGEEQLADATADPPVMLLPPDRMSALEAADSDTVRVSVGAESRRFRVSGSELASVSAGETAVVARKVLAGMDLGTETGTVWGVAQDGADRDALSTAMNRVAAQDLGITVSGALSERTDIANVLDILLNLALAMLAVTVLIAVVGVANTLGLSVLERRRETALLRALGLRRRRLQATLALEGAALALLGALLGVVIGVPYGLLGIDAVVGGKASLVVELSWGRLALVVVAAVGACVLASALPARQAARAEPSEALTG; from the coding sequence ATGATGATCGCCGATTCCTGGGCGCAACTGCGCGCCTACCCGGCGCGGTTGGTCGCCATCGTGCTGGCCGTCACTCTCGGCGTCGGGTTCCTCGCCGCGACCGCCGTGTTCAGCTCCACCTCCTCCGCCGGGTTGCGTTCGGTGGCCGCAGCCCCGCTGACCGGAGCGGACGTCTACGTGGAGGCGACGGAGGAACCCTCGTCCGGCCAGTGGTTGGAACACGTGCGAAAGCGCCCCGACGTCGCCAGTGCCAACCCCAGCCACGCGCGGACGGTGCAGGCCCGCACCGGCGGGCAGCGGCTGACCGCCACAGCGCTCACTCTCCCCGCTGACCCCCAGCTGCGCTGGTTCGACCTCGCCTCGGGATCGTGGCCGGAGGAAACCGACGAGGTCATGGCGGACAGCGCGGCACTGTCCGACGCCGGGCTCGACGTCGGCTCCACCCTCGAGATGCGGCTGCCCTCGGGGGAGACCCGCACCGTCACGGTGACCGGAGCCACCGACCTGGGATTCACGCCCCTGGCCGGGGTGGACATGCAGTTCTACGCTCCCGCCGCGTTCTTCGGGGACACCGCACCACAACAGGCGCTGGTGCGGGTGGCCGAAGGAACGGAGATCCCGGGCGTGGCCGAGGGCATCGACAGCGCCCTCGGGTCCGGGTTCCGCGCCGTGGCGGCCGCGGACCAGGCCGATGCCGCCGCTACCAAGTTCGTCGGCGGCACGACGGAGATGACGGCGATCATCCTGGCCTTCGCCTTCGTGGCCCTTCTGGCCGCCGCGATGGTCATCGCCAACACGTTCACCATCCTGTTGGCGCAGCGACGGCGCCAGACGGCCCTGCTCCGCCTGGTCGGTGCCCACCGCCGCCAGGTCCGCGCGCTCGTGCTCACCGAGGCCGGGATGCTGGGTGGGCTGGGCTCCCTGTTAGGGCTGGTCCTCGGGAGCGTGCTGGGTTACGTCGGTGCCACCCTCATGGGGCTCGCCGGCGGGGGGATGCGTGCCAACCCGCTGGCTCTGCTCGCCTGTGTCGCCGCGGGGGTGGTCATCACGCTGTGCGCGGCGTGGCTGCCCGCGCGCCGGGCGATGGCGGTCGCCCCGGCTGAGGCGCTGCAGGACGCCGCAGCGGAGGAGACCGCTACCCCCGGTCACGTCGCGGGGCTGGTGGCCGTCGGTGCGGGGGCGGTCCTGGCCGTGGCCGGGGGTGTCACCGGCGCGCTGCCGCTCACCGTCGGAGGGGGCGCCCTGTCCGCCGTGGGGCTGCTGGCCCGGTTGGGGACGACGGCGGAGCTCGCCGGAGCCAACCTGCGCCGCGCCCCCCGCCGGTCCGCCACCACCGTGACCGCCCTGGTCCTGGGAACGGCGCTCATCGCGGCACTGAGCGTGGCAGCGGTCAGCGGGCAGGCGACGGTGGACGCCGACCTGGACCGCCGCTACCCGGTGGACGCCAGTGTCCAGGCCACCGACGGCTCCATCTCCCCCGACACCGTCGCGCGGATGCGCGACATCGACGGCCTCACCCGGGTGGAGCCGGTCACCACCGCTGACGTGGAGGTCACCGCCGGAGGCGCTGGGGAACCGGTCCCGACGATCGTCGGTGCCTCGCCGGAGATGGCGCGGGCCGCCGGGGAGGAGCAGCTCGCCGACGCCACGGCCGATCCGCCCGTGATGCTGCTCCCGCCGGATCGGATGTCCGCGCTCGAGGCGGCGGACAGTGACACCGTGCGCGTGTCCGTCGGTGCGGAGAGCCGGCGGTTCCGGGTGTCGGGTTCCGAGCTGGCGAGCGTGTCCGCCGGGGAGACGGCCGTGGTCGCCCGGAAGGTGCTGGCGGGGATGGACCTCGGCACCGAGACCGGAACGGTGTGGGGAGTGGCGCAGGACGGCGCCGACCGGGACGCGCTGTCCACGGCGATGAACCGCGTCGCTGCCCAGGACCTGGGCATCACGGTCTCGGGTGCGCTGAGCGAGCGCACCGACATCGCCAACGTGCTGGACATCCTCCTCAACCTGGCGCTGGCCATGCTGGCGGTGACAGTGCTGATCGCCGTGGTGGGGGTGGCCAACACGCTGGGGCTGTCCGTGCTGGAACGCAGGCGGGAGACGGCGCTGCTGCGGGCACTGGGGCTGCGCCGTCGACGGCTGCAGGCCACTCTCGCCCTCGAGGGAGCCGCGCTGGCACTGTTGGGCGCCCTGCTCGGCGTGGTCATCGGCGTGCCCTACGGGTTGCTCGGCATCGACGCGGTGGTGGGTGGCAAGGCCAGCCTGGTGGTGGAGCTGTCCTGGGGGCGGTTGGCGCTGGTCGTGGTGGCGGCGGTGGGCGCCTGCGTCCTCGCCAGCGCCCTGCCGGCCCGCCAGGCGGCCCGTGCGGAGCCCTCGGAGGCGCTGACGGGCTGA
- a CDS encoding IclR family transcriptional regulator, whose protein sequence is MSLLDALESGPASLAQLVRTTGLARPTVHRLAVALEHHRMVDRDSQGRFVLGPRLGELSIATGEDRLLAVATPVLAQLRDLTGESAQLYRRQGDVRVCVAAAERTSGLRDTVPVGSELPMSAGSAAQILLAWEDAERIRRFLRGARFTAASLTQVRRRRWSQSVGEREQGVASVSAPISGPGGRVIAAVSVSGPIERLTRSPGRLHAQAVTAAAEKITEALHSTP, encoded by the coding sequence ATGTCCCTGTTGGACGCGTTGGAGTCGGGCCCGGCGTCCCTGGCCCAACTGGTGCGCACCACCGGGCTGGCCCGCCCGACCGTCCACCGGCTGGCGGTCGCGCTGGAGCACCACCGCATGGTGGACCGGGACAGTCAGGGCCGGTTCGTCCTCGGGCCGCGCCTGGGCGAACTGTCCATCGCCACCGGCGAGGACCGCCTGCTGGCCGTGGCGACCCCGGTGCTGGCGCAGCTGCGCGACCTCACCGGGGAGAGCGCCCAACTGTACCGGCGCCAGGGGGACGTGCGGGTGTGTGTGGCCGCGGCCGAACGCACCAGCGGTCTGCGGGACACGGTGCCTGTCGGTAGCGAGCTCCCGATGAGCGCCGGATCGGCGGCCCAGATCCTCCTGGCGTGGGAGGACGCCGAACGCATCCGGCGTTTCCTGCGCGGGGCGCGCTTCACCGCCGCCAGCCTCACCCAGGTCCGCCGACGCCGCTGGTCCCAGAGTGTGGGAGAACGCGAACAGGGGGTCGCCTCCGTGTCCGCTCCCATCTCCGGACCCGGCGGGCGCGTCATCGCCGCCGTCTCGGTATCCGGACCGATCGAACGCCTCACCCGCTCCCCCGGCCGGTTGCACGCCCAGGCGGTCACCGCCGCCGCGGAGAAGATCACCGAGGCCCTGCACAGCACCCCGTAA
- a CDS encoding SCO5555 family protein: MASRDHVGPERPQQPEFYEDLAERLRQAHQRANALPEDARISTIRRLLTVTEAVKRDPVRASERLDRMLNELPDQGDEAATP, from the coding sequence ATGGCTTCCCGCGACCATGTAGGGCCGGAACGGCCCCAGCAACCAGAATTTTACGAAGATTTGGCAGAACGACTACGGCAGGCGCACCAACGTGCCAATGCGCTTCCAGAAGACGCCCGAATTTCTACTATTCGTAGGCTTTTGACGGTCACCGAAGCCGTTAAAAGGGACCCCGTCCGCGCTTCAGAACGCCTTGACCGAATGCTCAACGAGCTTCCTGACCAGGGTGATGAGGCCGCAACACCCTGA